AAGTGCATCATTAAACCGCAAAAAACAATCTTCATAACCGCTGAATAGAATTCAATACGGAGATCAGTATGACTTCTACCCTTGAAAGCAGAGAACTCAAGCAGGAACAACTCCGATGGACCCTTGTTCCCGAAGAGCTACCCTTCAACTCGACAAAAGACCTTGAAGTAGACGAAGAGATCATCGGACAAAGCCGTGGCGTCGAAGCTTTTAAATTCGGAATGGGCATGCCCCTGAAAGGATATAATATTTTTGTAACCGGCCCGGCAGGAACCGGTAAACAGGCAACTGTCAAAAAACTTCTCAAGGACTTATCTAAATCAGATAAAAGCCCGGATGACCTTCTCTACGTAAATAATTTTAAAGCAACTGAATCGCCTATCCTTATCCGCATGGCAGCAGGCGAAGGTTCTGTTTTTAAAAAAGATATCCACGACTTTTTAGAAAATATCAAACGTGAAGTTCCTCAATTATTTGAAAGTCAGGAATACATCGCACGTAAAAATGAAATTATCGAGCTGCATGAAAAGCAGACCAGAGAATTCTTTCAAGGAATCGAAGATAAAGTGAAAGATTCCGGACTGGTCATTGTAAACATGCAAATGGGCCCCTTTCAACGCCCGGACGTAGTGCCGTTAGTTGACGGGGAACCGATGCGGATGATTCAGCTGGAAGAAAAGGTTGAAAAAGGGCGTTTTCCGCGTGAAGAATTTGACAGACTGAAAGAAAAACAAAAAGAGCTGAAAGATGATGTAGACAACATACTGCTACAAGTCCGCAAACTTCAAAAAGAGGTGAAAAAGAAAAGCGAAGAAGTAGACAAGATGATGTTCATGACTCTGGCTCAAGACCTGATCAGCTCGCTACAAGAAAAATATCCTGACGAAAAAATATGTAAACATTTTGATGATATGCTTGAGCATATGAGCGACGATCTTGAATCATTAAGAATGATCGGTAAAAAACCGCAACCGGGTGAAGGTGGAATGATGTTTATGCCGCCACAGGCAGAAGCTATTCTTCATCCTTATCAGGTAAATTTACTAGTGGACAACTCTGAACAAACCAGTCCTCCCGTAATTTTTGAAACCTACCCTACTTATCGGAACCTGTTCGGATCAATTGAAAGAGTGATGGACCGACACGGTGGATGGCGCACTGACTTTACGAAAATTCAGGCGGGTTCATTTATTAAGGCGAACGGCGGCTATCTGGTCATCAACCTCATGGATTCCATTGTGGAACCGGGAGTATGGCCCACCCTAAAACGATCGCTTAAAACTGAAAAAATAGAAATTCAGACCTTTGACCCTTATTACTTCATATCTCCGTCAGGGCTGAAACCTGAACCGATTGAAATGGACGTTAAAGTTGTTGTTCTAGGCGAACCGCACCTTTACCAATTGCTTCGTCATTATGACCCCGATGTTTCAAAAATATTCAAAGTAAGAGCAGATTTTGAAACATCTATGGACCTTGATAATGACGCGGTTACCGCTGTTTCAAGCTTCGTAAGCAATATGGTTAAAAAAGATAAACTGATGGATTTTGACCGCTCAGGTGTGGCCGCCATTATCGAACAATCAGTGCGAATGTCGGGACGGCAAGAAAAAATATCAACATCGTTTCCTTTGCTGGCAGACCTTATGGGAGAAGCAAACTACTTTGCAGGACGCAACGGATCAACATTCGTAACCTCTGACCATGTAGATAAAGCTATCAATGCCCACAGAAAACGCTCCAACCAAATGGAAGAGCGGCTTCAGGAAATGATCGACCGCGGTAGTATTTATGTTGATACCGACGGCGCAAAAGTCGGTCAGGTTAATGGACTGGCTGTATATTCACTCGGCGATTATTCCTTCGGAAAACCATCGCGAATCACAGCTGTGACCGCCATGGGTAAAGGAGGAATTATAAACATTGAGCGTGAGTCTGATATGTCCGGCCCCACTCATAACAAAGGAATATTCATTTTATCCGGCTTCTTAAGACAAAAATTCGCACAGGATAAACCTCTATCTCTCACCGCAAGTATCGCTTTTGAACAATCATATGGCGGAATTGACGGTGACTCAGCATCCTCAACCGAACTTTATGCCCTGCTCTCAAGTCTGGCAGATGTCCCCCTCCGTCAGGACATTGCTGTCACAGGTTCAGTTAATCAGAAAGGAGAAGTTCAGCCGATCGGCGGCGTGAACCAAAAAATTGAAGGGTTCTATCTGTGCTGCAAGCATGCAGGATTAACAGGCAAACAGGGAGTAATGATCCCCGAACCTAATGTTAAAGATCTTATGCTACGTAAAGACGTTGTCGAAGCCGTCAAAGAAGGCAAGTTCCACATCTGGTCGGTTGAAAACATCGCGCAGGGGGTTGAAATTCTGACTGGAATTCCAGCAGGAGAAAGCGATCCTGAAAATGGATATCCCGCTGATTCGATCTATGGCAAAGCTAACACCCGCTTGATTGATCTTGCCGAAGGACTAAAAAAATTCAACGCCCCAGATGATGAATCTAAAGAAAAGAAACTGTCTTCGGGTGGATGTTGTTCGGGATAAACCCGGCTCTTAAATTATATCTGATACAAATAAAGAGCCGCAGGTCAAATAAAGCCCTGCGGCTCTTTACCATACTGTCCTTCTAATCTATCTTGCCGATTCATCAGTAAAAAAAGGAATATAATATGCCAGATAAAACAGTTGGAATCGTTGCGGCTATGGAGCAGGAAGCAAAAGCTATTTGCCCTGTATCAGAAAAGAGTATGCTTGGAAGATTTGAACTGCTTTCAGGGATTTTACCGGGCGGAAATCTCTTTATGTGCATAATCTCAGGAATAGGAACTGAGCGGGCTGCGGAGGCGGCAAATCTACTTGCACAAAAAAAACCGAACCTGATACTCAGTGCCGGAGTTTCAGGAGGACTGGCTCGCGGAACATCTGCTGGAGATCTTTTAGCGGCTTCCACAATTCACTCAGAAATACCTGAGATTGAACCCTGGCATGAATCTGAACAGGATGCTGATACTCGTAAAGAACTCCTGCCGGCCTATAGACGAATTCCTTCCGGCCCCATGGTTACAGCCGCAGCTCCAGTGATGACACAACAAGAAAAGACTTCGCTCCACGACAAAACAGGAGCTCTTGCCGCAGATATGGAAAGCATTGCCGTGGCACAAGTTGCCGCAAAAGAAGGAATACCCTTCGCCTGTATTCGCGCTGTCAGTGACGCATCAACCAGAGCAATTCCAGCCGAATCTTTAAACGGAGTTACAGCCGACGGCAAAACACAACTGACTCCGATTTTAAAAGCAATTGCAAACCGCCCTTCCCTGATCCTTGAACTGATACCGATGGGAATGGATTATTCCAAGGCTCTTAAAAGCCTCGGTAAAATTTTTGTGTGAAAAAGAAGAAGAGCCTCCGGCGGCTTGAACCTTTTTGGGAAAAGTGTTCAAGACTCCCAAAACTTTTTAATAGGTTAGAAAGTCTAATAAAAAGAAACCTGTAATTACTACTTCAAATAAAAAATCCTCTCAAGCTTAGCTCCAGAGGATTTTTTTAATTAAAGTTAGCCCTTTGGCCGTCGGAGACAATTTAATCTAAATTTAAGCCCCTAAGAGCAAGCATTGCTCCTTTAATAGGACGCTTTACTGAATCGGCAACAGAGGTTGGTTCAAATCCGCAATGCACCATGCAGTTTGCACAGCGAGGATCGTTACCCACTCCGTATTTATCCCAATCAGTCTGTTCCATAAGTTCCTTGTAAGTTGGAACAAATCCGTCTTCAAGCAGATAGCAGGGACGCTGCCAACCATGCACGGAACGACAAGGATTTCCCCAAGGGGAACAGGAATAATCCTGATTTCCGGCGAGGAAATCGAGATAAAAGCTGCTGTGGCTGAAATCCCATTTTTTCCCTTTGCCGAGTCTAAAAATTTCGCGAAAAAGTTTTTTGCTCTGGTCACGAGTAAGGAAACTGTCCTGATCGGCTGCGGCTTCATAGCTGAACGCGGCTGAAAGAGTCATTCCATCAACACCAAGTCCGGTGAGGAAATCAAAGAACGCAGCTGCATTTTCAGGGGTCTGCCCACCGAAAAGAGTGGTATTCGTATTAACTCTGAACCCTTTGGATTTAAGCAATTTAATTGATCTGATTGCGGACTGGAATACGCCCTGCTTGCAGACAATATTATCATGCACTTCTTCCAAACCATCGAGGTGGATATTGAAAGTAAGATATGGACTAGGCTTAAACTGATTGATGCGTTCAGGAATAAGAATTCCGTTGGTGCAAAGATATACAAACTTTTTACGCCTGACTAATTCTTTGACAATAGCAGGAATTTCAGGATGCAGAAGAGGTTCGCCACCAGGGATTGAAACAATCGGTGCGCCGCATTCTTCAACTGCAGCTATACACTCGTCAAAAGACAAACGCTGGTTTAAAACTGATGCAGGCTGATTAATTTTTCCGCATCCTTTGCAACGCAAGTTGCACTGGAACAAAGGCTCCAGCATAAGAACCAACGGATAATGTTTATTCCCCTTAAGTGTCTGTGAAAGAATATATTTCCCAAGTCGAGCTATCTGTATTGCAGGAATTGCCAAAGTCCTATCCTCTTTGCCGCCCTAAAAACGGCGGGTTTATTATTTTTTAGCAGCAGGTGCTTTTTGACATGCGCCTACTAACTTCTCATATGTATCTGTTTTTAATGATTTCTTATCAAAACCTTTACTCTTTAAAGCCTGTGAAAAATGAGCACACGCTTTAGCTTTTTCACCATCTTCAAGCAAAGCAGCGCCGTATCCAAGGTGATTCAAATAAAAGTCAGGACTAATTTTTACAGCTTTCTCAAAATGAACTAAAGACTTACCGATATTTCCTACACTTAGTGGAGGAGAAGGAGCTTCTAAATAAAGCTCACCCAGCATACGGTCAGGTCCACCGAAATCAACTTCGGGAGAAAGCTTTTCAGCCAACAGTGCTTCTTGCTCCAAGACAGGCACAAGGTCAAGCCCACGCAAGGGCGAAAGTTGCGCCTCTTTACCAGCTAAAAACGCAGAAATATAATGTCCCACTCCGCTTTTAGGATTTTTCTTAAGATATGTATCGATAACTTTTCGCCCGGCAATAGCATCATCAGTTTTAGTAACTGTTCCACTTTCAAGCAACCAAGCATAACAAATTGCAGATTCAAGATTATCCGCATCCTTACTGCTGGCAGCAAGTGATTCAGCTTGTTTTAGGGTGCATGATTTCCAAAGAGAAACATCTTTTGTTTTATACTCAATCGTTGGGACTGTGGCAGTTGCACCGGTTTGAGCTGCACAACTGCAGATAAAACATCCTAAAATTGCGATCATCACGATGCGAAAGGATAAAATCATTTAAGCTCCTTATCAGCAGGTCCGAATCCGTTAGTCTGCAAAAGTTTCAGTAAACTTGCAGCCGCAGGATCGTCTTTCATATCAAGCAAAATCGCCTGAAGTCGAAAAGAATCATCAGTCACCTTGCCGAACCATACCACAGGACTGTTAGGAAGTTTCCCCGATTCGTAAACAACCTTCACACCGGAAAAACGATCCGTTCCGCTAAGCACCGAATACTGAACTGCGTTCAGACATACTCCGGCAGCCTTCCCTTTATTAACCCAGCGCAATTTACTGAGAGGCCTTGATGTCCCTTCAATTACGAGCTGATTTTCAACTTCATCTTTTTTAAAAAGGATTTTGCGGGATTCAGGAGTATAAAGCATAGAACCGAAAACAGTCCCTTTAATATCTTTCACAGAGTCCGGCCCGTCACACGGAGCCAGAATTCTCCAGACATCTTTATCAAGTCCCTGCGGCAAAGTGGATGCAATAGGGGTCATTATATATTTATCTGAGTAGCTAGTGAAAAACGTTAATCCACAAATACCCCATATCGGTTTATTCTCATCAAGATATTTAAGAGCAGGTTCCAATTCATTAAAATAAACACCGGTTGCAGGCTTACCAAGTTTTTCGGAAACATACTCTGCAAGTGAATCCATTACCGGCTGAGCATCTGCGGATGTTCCGGGCTGACCAGGCTCAATAATGACAAATTTAAATGATTCAGCCGCGCCAGCAGAAGAGACAGCACCCGCAACAGATAAAATCAAAATAAAAGTAATCGCTAATATTTTTCTTAACATTATAGATTTTTTCTCCCCTTAAACTGTTCGATCAGTCTGAAAACAGCAGGCAATATGACCATACATCCGACCATACAAGTTGCAGAGCCGACAACCATGATTCCGCCGAGGGAAGCAAGCCCTCTGTGATGAGCCAAAAGCAACCCGCCGAAACCAATCATTGTGGTACAAAAACTTAAGCCCACAGCAACAGGAGTACTCGTGTCGTAGAGTCGTTCACCTTTTGCAAGTTCTTTCCATCTGGCAAGAAAATGAACTCCGCCGTCTACTCCAATGGCGATAAGAACAGGGATCGCAAAGAAATTAGCTAAATTAAAACTTAATCCCGTCCCCCCCATCACTTCAAGTAACCAGAAAATACCTACAATCAAAGGAATAAGAGTAAGCAATACATAGCTTACACTGAATGAAGTAAAAAATAAAATTATTGATACCAATACAATTGTAAGCACGGCGGCTTCGGTGAATGTGTCACGCATAAGCAGTGAAGATTCAAGGACAACAACCGGAACGCCCGTAACTTCCGGATCAATTTTTCTAAGGTCCGCGACAAAAGATTTCAACAACTCAAAATCCCAGACATTGCCCACAGCAGCAATTTTAACCATAAAACTGCCGTCTCTACCTATATATAAAGAACGCAAATGTTCCGGCAGGTCGTCAGATTTTACAGAACGAACTTCTAAAATTTCTTTAATCCATTTGAATGAAGACGAAAGCTCACTTACCAAACGGGTCTGAATCGGCACAAGATTTTGAACAGCCGATGGATTTTTATCTATCAAAGCTATACAGGACGAAGCCTTATCCAAAAGATCTGAAACAAGCTGCAATTCTTCTTTCGCTCCGGCAGAAAACAACTTTTCCTCTATACCTTCGAGCGAATCCGTCAACTTTTCAAGTGAGCCTGAAACCTGATCAGACACAAGCGCCACAGGAGGTGCATTAAAATCCATGCCGTCTAAATACTTAGCTTCACCACGAAGAATCTGAGCCTTTTCCTTTTGACCTTCAGGCAAAAAATTCAAAATAGAATCAATCCTGCCCACCGAAGGAATATTTTTCAGTTGCTGCGTAAGAGCTGTAACGCTTTCTAGATCGGGCCTTGTCATAACCGCGAACCAAGTAGATTCGTCAGAGTCATTAATTAATTTATGTTCATACTCAACGGATTCAAGACCTTTTGCTTGAAGATCAAGCAGATTGTAATTAAATCCGGCATTCTTCAACCCCGGATAGGCAAGTGCCGACAATATCAAAGCGACAGCAAGAACTGATTTCGGGCGTGAAATAACCTTATCCATAAAGGGCATGGTCGCCATACGCGGATGAGATGAAGGGAAAAGATTACGTCTTCCGGCAATAAGCAAAAGTGATGGAAGAACCGTCAGCATGGAAATAAGACAGAAAATGATTCCGGTTCCACCAATAAGTCCAAGCTCGGCCAGCCCCACGAATTCCTGTCCTAACACGGCATAAAAAGCACATACGGAGGTTATTCCGCCAAGAAGAACACCCGGACCGGTATGCATCAATGATTCTTCAACCGCGTCTTCAGGCGAAAGGCCCGCAGCCGTACCCTCAACATATCGTAGAACAACATGAATACCGAAATCCACACCGATTCCGACGAGAACAAGCGCGAAAACAATAGATAAAAGATTAAGACTTCCCAGCGTTACCAGAGCAAATCCGAAAGTCCACGCCATGGCGCAAAAAAGGGAAAACATAACCAGCGCAGGCCTGAGCCAGCCATGAAGAACTATCATAAACAACAGCCCCACCAGCAGAACAGAGACAATTGAGGCAAGAGTCATATCGTCATTAGTGGTGATCATTTCATCAGCCGAAAGAACAGGCCGTCCGGTAAGTCCGGCGCTGACCTCTGGAAATTCTTCACGGGTCTGATTCAGAGAATCACGAACAACTTTAAGAGCCTGACCAATAACAGACATTGCCGCAAAATCTTTTTTAGGCAGAATACGCATGATCAGGAGTTTGCCGTTGCGGGTATAAAAATACTGCATTCCGGCTTTATCCAAATTCAACACAGGACCGGAATTTTCAGATAAAACAGTTCCCTTATTAAGGACACTTTCCATTTTTCCGACCAGCGAATCCAAAGCCCCCACCATGGGAATGAGCATTTCAGGATCAGCGGCTCCGCCCATATCTTTTTTACCGCTGAGCAGTTCCGCATTCATATCCAGAAACTTTGCCAGCCCCGGCCCATTGAACCATTCATTACCAAGCGGCCCTATATTGCGGGCAAGCTTAACAAAATCACGCAGTTCATCTTCCGAAGCAAACATCAATACGCCCGGCCCCATATCCCTTGCGGACATGGCATAATGAACTTCTCTAATTACATTAGGCTTTCCTTCAAGCTTCGATGCAAGAGATGAGGCAAAAAGAGCAGCCTGCTCCTTACCCTTATCTGTCCCGCCGGTCTCAATGACCACGAACATATATTCCTGATCGCCGAAATTCTTAATCTGCTCAAGATTTCGCTTCTGAAAAGGAAGGTCATGAGAAAGTAAATTATCCTGATCACTGTCCAGCTTAAGATACAAAGCGGAAGAAACTCCGCAAATAATAGCTAGAACAAGACCGCATATGACTATTGTTCCGGGGCAGGTGCGAACCATGCGCCAAATAACAAGAATCAAAAAATTCTGAATTTTTTTGAATATATCCACAGAAAATACGCCCGAAACTTTATAAAATATTCGGGTCTTTTCAATATGTTGAGAAGCGTCGGAAGCAGCTTTTAAACGAAGCTCAGACTACTAAGAAGTACGGGCTGTACGAATCCCCAGATCTTTAACGGTTTTCCAGCCTGAACCTGTGATTTTATGAGCTTCTTTCAGCACCGAGTCCATTGCTGCGAGAAACTTGTCTACGTCATCATCATTAATCATTAGCGGCGGAAGAATTTTAACAGTATCAAGACCGTGCCCGGCAACCTGACTTAAAATATCATGCTTCTCAAGCAACGGCATGGTTATCATCTGACAGAACAAATCATCATTCATTTTATGAAGCAGCTTCCAGCTTGCTTTAAGAGCCAAAGACTTTGGTTCGCCGAACTGCATCCCGATCATAAGTCCTTTTCCGCGAACTTCGGTCAACATTTCATACTTTTCAGCAAGTTCCCGCATTCCTTTAATAATACGCTCACCCAGTCTGTCAGCATTCTCTGAAAGTTTTTCCTGTTCAATTATTTCAATTGTTGCCAGTCCGGCTGCCATAGCAAGATCGTTCTGACCAAAAGTATTTGAATGAGCAAAACATCTTTCCATTGAATCAAAAATTTTAGCATGTATAGCACGGGTGGTAATAACAGCTCCAACAGGAATATAACCACCGGAAAGAGCTTTAGAAATTACCAATATATCAGGCTTAACACCCCAGTGGTCTACTGCGAACATTTTACCGGTTCGACCCATTCCGCACTGAACTTCGTCGGCAATCATCAAAGTGCCGTAACGATCACATAATTCACGCGCGCCTTGAAGATATCCATCTTCGGGCACAAAAACGCCCTTGCCCTGAACTGTTTCAAAGATAAAAGCACCGACATCACCACCGGAAAGAGCTTTCTCAAGAGCATCTAAATCATTAAAAGGAACTCCTGAACAGTCCGGCAGTAAAGGTTCATTTCTACCCCTGAACTCTTTATTACCATTCACAGAAAGCGCACCGAGAGTCAGTCCATGAAAAGCATGTTCACAATGAACGAGTTTATGGCGCCCTGTGGCCTGTCTCGCAAATTTAAGAGCTCCTTCAACCCCTTCCGTTCCGGAATTGGTAAAAAAGACAGCTTCAAGGTCGCCCGGAGCTAACTCAGCAAGCTTTTCAGCAAGCATTCCCGACAGCACTCCCAAATCCATTTGAACAAGACTGGCTGTTTTAGCATCAATAGTTTCATGCAGAACCTCAGCAACATGAGGGTGATTACGACCTATATTGTAAACTCCGAATCCCGCGAGAAAATCCAAAACTTTCTTTCCCTTTGCATCTGTCAGATACGCACCTTCGGCAGACACGTAATTCCGGTCATATCCAATTACTTCCAGAACCCTGACGAATTGAGGGTTAACATATTTACGATGAAGATCGTAAGACTCTGTAATTCTTGATTTATATTTACTAACAATATCAGAAATCATCGTTTTAAACTCCACTATAATTTTACTGTCATTTATTCTGTTTAAAGAGAATTATGGAAAATACTCTGCTTGCTCTCCGCGGTCAATGGCTTGCCACTAATTTTGATGCTTGACAACAAAGTTGCCAAAACCGCCTTTGACCTGTAGATTTATGCATATCATAACGACCTATAAAACAGGCTTAAATAAAAATCGCTGCCTGCAAAGGAGGCTACAAATAATGAGTAAAGTAGTAAGGGCTGAAACAGCCGGTTTTTGTATGGGAGTCGACCTTGCTCTCAACAAATTGGACTCACTAATTGAAAACAAGGACCGCGGATCTATCTATATTTTAGGACCGATCATTCACAACCCGCAGGTACTTGAAGAATATGAAAAAAAAGGCGTAATAACTGCCAATTCAGCTGACGAAATCCCCAGAGGATCTTTTGCTGTAATCAGAGCACACGGAGTTCCGCAAAACGTTGAAGAAGAACTTCGCGAAAGAGGCATAAACGTAATAGACGCAACATGCCCGAAAGTAAAAAAAGCACAGCTCCTTATTAAGCGTAACACTACTGACGGACGCATCCTCCTGCTTTACGGTGAAGACAGCCATCCTGAAGTTAAAGGACTTTTAAGCTATGCCCCCTCCGGCACGTGTCTCTTCGACAGCACAGAAGAGCTCAAATCTATCGAGTTGGATCCTTCAAAAAAATACTGTCTTGCAGCACAAACCACTCAAGACCGTATTATTTATGACGAAATAATTCAATACCTTGAAAGTAAAGGGCTTGATGTAATTGTGCTTAACTCCATATGTGACGCAACCCGCCAGCGGCAGGAAGAAGCTATAGCACTCTCCAGCAAAGTCGATCACATGATAGTTGTCGGCGGACGCATCAGCGGCAACACCCGCAGATTAGTTCAGGTTGTTGAAGCAACCGGAACAAAGTGTACTCATGTAGAAATAGCCGAAGAACTCCCCCTTAATGGGCTTAAAAATTTCAAAACAATAGGACTCACAGCCGGAGCTTCTACTCCCAAAAGGCTTGTCGACAGCATTCAGCAGATTCTTGAAGAGCTTTAATTAAGACCTATTTATTTCTACCTGTTAACAACAAAACAGCCCGCAATTTATATTAAAAATTGCGGGCTGTTTTAGTAACAATTTAAATTCAAACGGTTCTATACATCCCGCCCCTTATCAATCACTGCGGAATTCCATGTATAGTTTTTAAATCCCTGCTTAAAAAACAGGGAATATAAAACCGGACACAAAATCAGAGTCAGCACAGTAGCAAACATCAAACCGGACATAATGCAGTTTGCCATCGGCCGCCACATTTCGCCCCCTTGTAACGAGAGCGGAACCATTCCGATAATCGTAGTCGTCGCGGTCATAATAATCGGCCTTGCTCTTTCAAGGGAGGCAAGCACGATTGAATCAGCTAATTCAATACCCTTACCACGCTGCATTTCGATTCTATCTATCAACATAATCGCATTGTTAACAATAATTCCAAGCAGACTGATCATTCCCAGCATTGGCATAAATCCGAAAGGAGAATTAGTGAGAATCATCCCCGGCGTAATTCCGCACATCATGGGCGGCAACGTCAGAAGGATGATAAGCGGCCTTCTGAACGAGTTAAACTGAAAGATAAGGACAAGAACAAGCAGCCCCATTGCCAGAGGCATGTTGGCGTTAATTGATTCCTGACTCTCCTGACTCTTTTCAAACTCGCCGCCGTAACTGACCGAATATCCCATTGGCCATTCGGAAGATTTCATCATTTTTTCTATCTTCGGACGCACAGCATCAAGCGTTTGCAATGCGAAATATCCATCATACAGATCGGCCTTAACTGTCATTGTCCGAGTCTGATCTCTGCGGCGAATATCAGAAGGCTGCCAAACCAGTTCAGATGTGGCTATCTGACTGAGCGGTACACTTCTGCCGTCCTGATATGAATAGACATTTATACTTTCAAGCTTATCAAGTCTGTTACGAAAAGAATCTTCACTTCTAAGTACAATCGGAATATTAACATCACCCTCGCGATACGTAGAAGCCTGATAGCCGCTCATGCCTGATTGAAGGCTCATTGCGACATCAAAACTTGAAAGTCCTGCTTCACGCGCCTTATTCTGATCAACATCAACCACCATCTTTTTAGCCCACTGCCCCCAGTCATCCCAAATACGGGCAACTCCGGGAGTAGCTTCCAGCAAGAACTCAATCTTATCTCTTAATGCGTACAATGTTTTTTGATCTGGCCCGGAGATACGAATCTGAACAGGCGCTCCGACAGGTGGGCCGTTCATCAATTTTTTAAGGCTGAAATCTGCATCAGGGTAATTGCTTTTAAGTTCCGTGCGAGTTCTGGCTATAAGCTTATCCACATCTTCAATGGCTCTGGTGTTAACAATAAAAGTTGCCAGATTGTCATTGCGCTGTTCGAGGTTAAGCGGCAGATACCACCTTGGACCACCATGACCTATAAAGGTTCCGATACTATCCACCCCTTCATCTGCGAGCAGATACTTCTCAAGCTTTGCAACTTCCTCAGCTGTAGTGCTTATATCCGAACCGAAAGGCTGCCAGAAATCTATTGTAAACTGCGCTCTTTCATTAGGCGGAAAAAACATTTTCGGAACAAATTGAAATCCCCAGAAAGCAGCGATACATCCGACCAGCACCAGAGAAAGAAAAGCCGTGCGATGTTTTAGACAGAACAATAGTAAACTTCTGTAGACGTTATACATACGACCTGAAAATGTCTGAATTACTACTTTGGGCTTGAGTACATAAAAACAAAGCATGGGGATCATGGTCATGGATAAGGCCCATGAACATAACAGGGTCAATGTAACAACCACAAAAAGAGAAAAACAATATTCCCCAACCGTACTTTCAGCGAGCGGAATGGGAAGAAACGCAAAAATAGTAGTCAGAGAAGCGGCAAGAAGCGGCATCCAGAGTTCTGAAACAGCTCCGATAACAGCCTTCATTCGATCTTCGCCAGCCGCAAGCTTTACCAGAATAGCCTCTGAAACGACTACTCCGTTATCAACTAAAATCCCCAGTGATATTATCAAAGAAGCAATTGATATTCTTTGTAAAGCCACATCAAAAAACGGC
The nucleotide sequence above comes from Maridesulfovibrio ferrireducens. Encoded proteins:
- the hpnH gene encoding adenosyl-hopene transferase HpnH; translated protein: MAIPAIQIARLGKYILSQTLKGNKHYPLVLMLEPLFQCNLRCKGCGKINQPASVLNQRLSFDECIAAVEECGAPIVSIPGGEPLLHPEIPAIVKELVRRKKFVYLCTNGILIPERINQFKPSPYLTFNIHLDGLEEVHDNIVCKQGVFQSAIRSIKLLKSKGFRVNTNTTLFGGQTPENAAAFFDFLTGLGVDGMTLSAAFSYEAAADQDSFLTRDQSKKLFREIFRLGKGKKWDFSHSSFYLDFLAGNQDYSCSPWGNPCRSVHGWQRPCYLLEDGFVPTYKELMEQTDWDKYGVGNDPRCANCMVHCGFEPTSVADSVKRPIKGAMLALRGLNLD
- a CDS encoding PhnD/SsuA/transferrin family substrate-binding protein; this encodes MLRKILAITFILILSVAGAVSSAGAAESFKFVIIEPGQPGTSADAQPVMDSLAEYVSEKLGKPATGVYFNELEPALKYLDENKPIWGICGLTFFTSYSDKYIMTPIASTLPQGLDKDVWRILAPCDGPDSVKDIKGTVFGSMLYTPESRKILFKKDEVENQLVIEGTSRPLSKLRWVNKGKAAGVCLNAVQYSVLSGTDRFSGVKVVYESGKLPNSPVVWFGKVTDDSFRLQAILLDMKDDPAAASLLKLLQTNGFGPADKELK
- a CDS encoding phosphorylase encodes the protein MPDKTVGIVAAMEQEAKAICPVSEKSMLGRFELLSGILPGGNLFMCIISGIGTERAAEAANLLAQKKPNLILSAGVSGGLARGTSAGDLLAASTIHSEIPEIEPWHESEQDADTRKELLPAYRRIPSGPMVTAAAPVMTQQEKTSLHDKTGALAADMESIAVAQVAAKEGIPFACIRAVSDASTRAIPAESLNGVTADGKTQLTPILKAIANRPSLILELIPMGMDYSKALKSLGKIFV
- a CDS encoding Lon protease family protein, producing MTSTLESRELKQEQLRWTLVPEELPFNSTKDLEVDEEIIGQSRGVEAFKFGMGMPLKGYNIFVTGPAGTGKQATVKKLLKDLSKSDKSPDDLLYVNNFKATESPILIRMAAGEGSVFKKDIHDFLENIKREVPQLFESQEYIARKNEIIELHEKQTREFFQGIEDKVKDSGLVIVNMQMGPFQRPDVVPLVDGEPMRMIQLEEKVEKGRFPREEFDRLKEKQKELKDDVDNILLQVRKLQKEVKKKSEEVDKMMFMTLAQDLISSLQEKYPDEKICKHFDDMLEHMSDDLESLRMIGKKPQPGEGGMMFMPPQAEAILHPYQVNLLVDNSEQTSPPVIFETYPTYRNLFGSIERVMDRHGGWRTDFTKIQAGSFIKANGGYLVINLMDSIVEPGVWPTLKRSLKTEKIEIQTFDPYYFISPSGLKPEPIEMDVKVVVLGEPHLYQLLRHYDPDVSKIFKVRADFETSMDLDNDAVTAVSSFVSNMVKKDKLMDFDRSGVAAIIEQSVRMSGRQEKISTSFPLLADLMGEANYFAGRNGSTFVTSDHVDKAINAHRKRSNQMEERLQEMIDRGSIYVDTDGAKVGQVNGLAVYSLGDYSFGKPSRITAVTAMGKGGIINIERESDMSGPTHNKGIFILSGFLRQKFAQDKPLSLTASIAFEQSYGGIDGDSASSTELYALLSSLADVPLRQDIAVTGSVNQKGEVQPIGGVNQKIEGFYLCCKHAGLTGKQGVMIPEPNVKDLMLRKDVVEAVKEGKFHIWSVENIAQGVEILTGIPAGESDPENGYPADSIYGKANTRLIDLAEGLKKFNAPDDESKEKKLSSGGCCSG